In Malus sylvestris chromosome 15, drMalSylv7.2, whole genome shotgun sequence, a single genomic region encodes these proteins:
- the LOC126601565 gene encoding 1-aminocyclopropane-1-carboxylate synthase 7-like, whose amino-acid sequence MAIDIEQRQQPSPGLSKIAVSDTHGEDSPYFAGWKAYDENPYHESSNPSGVIQMGLAENQVSFDLLEKHLEENSEASNWGSKGSKGVSGFRENALFQDYHGLLSFRKAMANFMEQIRGGRAKFDPVRVVLTAGATAANELLTFIIADPGDALLVPTPYYPGFDRDLRWRTGVNIVPIHCESSNNFQITPQALEAAYKEAEAKNMRVRGVLITNPSNPLGATIQRAVLEEILDFVTQKNIHLVSDEIYSGSAFSSSEFISVAEILEDRQYKDAERVHIVYSLSKDLGLPGFRVGTVYSYNDKVVTTARRMSSFTLISSQTQHLLASMLSDKEFTGNYIKTNRERLRTRYDMIIEGLKKSGIECLKGNAGLFCWMNLSPFLDEPTRECELTLWDSMLHEVKLNISPGSSCHCSEPGWFRVCFANMSEQTLGIALTRIHNFMEKRERAC is encoded by the exons ATGGCTATAGATATTGAGCAGCGGCAGCAGCCTTCTCCTGGGCTATCAAAAATAGCTGTTTCTGATACTCATGGAGAAGACTCTCCATACTTTGCAGGATGGAAAGCTTATGATGAAAACCCTTATCATGAGTCAAGCAACCCATCTGGAGTCATACAAATGGGACTTGCGGAAAATCAA GTTTCGTTTGATCTGTTGGAAAAGCACTTGGAAGAAAATTCAGAAGCCTCCAACTGGGGTTCAAAGGGATCAAAAGGAGTGTCTGGCTTTAGAGAAAATGCCTTATTTCAAGACTACCATGGCCTTTTGTCTTTCAGAAAGGCAATGGCAAATTTTATGGAACAAATTAGAGGAGGAAGAGCCAAATTTGACCCTGTTAGGGTAGTCTTAACGGCAGGTGCAACTGCAGCAAATGAGCTACTGACTTTCATCATAGCTGATCCCGGTGATGCTTTGCTTGTTCCAACCCCATATTATCCAGG GTTTGATAGAGATTTGAGGTGGAGGACTGGTGTGAACATTGTGCCAATTCACTGTGAAAGCTCAAACAACTTCCAGATTACTCCTCAAGCTTTAGAAGCTGCATACAAAGAGGCAGAAGCCAAGAACATGAGAGTGAGAGGGGTACTAATCACAAATCCATCAAACCCACTTGGTGCAACAATCCAAAGGGCAGTCCTTGAAGAGATTCTTGATTTCGTCACCCAAAAAAACATCCATCTTGTCTCTGATGAAATCTACTCGGGATCTGCCTTCTCATCCTCCGAATTCATTAGTGTGGCAGAAATTCTTGAAGACAGGCAGTACAAGGATGCAGAAAGAGTTCACATTGTTTATAGTCTATCCAAAGATCTTGGCCTTCCAGGCTTTCGAGTTGGCACTGTGTACTCTTACAATGACAAGGTTGTGACAACAGCAAGAAGAATGTCTAGCTTCACCTTGATATCTTCTCAAACACAACATCTCTTGGCTTCCATGTTATCTGACAAGGAATTCACTGGAAACTACATAAAGACAAatagagagagactgaggacgAGATATGATATGATCATCGAGGGTTTGAAAAAATCGGGGATCGAGTGTTTGAAAGGAAATGCTGGGTTGTTTTGCTGGATGAATTTAAGTCCATTTTTGGACGAACCAACAAGAGAATGTGAACTGACTCTTTGGGATTCCATGCTGCATGAAGTGAAGCTAAATATATCTCCAGGTTCTTCTTGTCATTGCTCTGAGCCAGGCTGGTTTAGGGTGTGCTTTGCCAACATGAGTGAGCAGACACTTGGGATTGCATTAACAAGAATACATAATTTCATGGAAAAGAGAGAGCGGGCTTGCTAG